In Primulina eburnea isolate SZY01 chromosome 5, ASM2296580v1, whole genome shotgun sequence, a single window of DNA contains:
- the LOC140831435 gene encoding uncharacterized protein has protein sequence MWGIFKCFICKEEDQKAADYPRNKVPSTGRAYVMYVEETEAEPDSTLITSVATLVLLDSGATNSFISKTFVKRLWIIPEPMDLSFRVLIPSGDQMFTSRIVKNLELRLYKDAIQEDLIVLPIPEFDIILSIERLSTNVASKDFWLRSLYVGSPNRKSFFSSQSEIGGFQDRRDFPSIFPEEVSIEMMPGKVPISMAPYRLAPAEMKELKDHIQDFLDKGFIRPSFSPWGAPVWFVKKKATTCDYASIAEN, from the exons ATGTGGGGGATATTCAAGTGCTTTATCTGCAAGGAGGAGGACCAGAAAGCTGCAGACTACCCGAGAAACAAGGTTCCTTCTACTGGCAGAGCCTATGTCATGTATGTCGAGGAGACGGAGGCAGAGCCAGACTCGACACTGATCACTA GTGTAGCCACTTTAGTactgctagattcaggagctacaaATTCATTTATATCCAAGACTTTTGTCAAGCGACTGTGGATCATACCAGAACCCATGGATTTGAGTTTTAGAGTTTTGATTCCTTCTGGTGATCAGATGTTTACCTCGAGGATAGTGAAGAACTTGGAGCTTCGATTGTACAAGGATGCTATTCAGGAAGATCTGATTGTGCTACCGATTcctgagtttgacatcattctaaGTATAGAGCGACTTTCGACGAATGTAGCTTCGAAAGATTTCTGGCTGAGGTCACTCTATGTGGGATCGCCCAATAGGAAATCCTTTTTTTCGAG TCAGTCTGAGATTGGAGGATTTCAAGATCGCAGAGATTTTCCCAGCATCTTTCCTGAGGAAGTTTCTATTGAGATGATGCCGGGTAAAGTGCCGATTTCTATGGCAccctatcgtctagcacctgcagaaatgaaagaattgaaagatcatatTCAGGATTTCctggacaagggtttcattcgaccgagtttTTCTCCATGGGGTGCGCCGGTAtggtttgtgaagaagaaagcgACAACATGTGACTATGCATCGATTGCAGAGAACTGA